The genomic stretch TGAATAGTAAGTACTTCAAGAATTTCATAATCCTTGTCACCGTCAGGAAGTGATACCGTAATATCATCGCCTTCTTGTTTTCCCATCATGGCTCTTCCTATTGGTGATGCGGTGGAGATTTTTCCCTTATCGGGGTCTACTTCTTCTGGAAAAACCAAATGATACTGGACCTCTTGATCGCTGTCCAAATCTTTTAGTTTTAGTGAACTACCTAGTCCGGAACGGTCTTTAGGAATTTGGTCCACATTTATGGCCATGATGTCGCTGATCCGTTTCTGTAGGAGTGAAACTCGAGACTCAAGGAACATTTGACGCTCTTTTGCGGCTTTAAACTCGGCGTTTTCGCTCAGGTCGCCATGCTCACGTGCAGTTAAAATAGCTTTGGGAATATCTACCTGAAGCTCTCGTTGCGTTTCTTCAAGATCCTTGTCTAATTTGTCCAAAATGGGAAGCCGCTTCATTAAGAAATAATCTCCCTGAATAATAAATCAAGATTGGTATCGGTTTTTTAACCCTATGAATGATGCAATGTTCCCATCATCAGTATTTTTTTGTAATAAATCCAGAAGCAATGCTTGGCTAGGGCTGGCTTAGATCTGTATCGGGGAAACCAGTTGTTTGAAAAACCTTAAAGGGTTTAAATGTTAAGCCTTACACGTTCTCTGGAGGGTCATTGTAGGGGGTGAGCCATTAGCGGTCAACATAAATTTATGATGCTTGACTCTCAAAATGAAGAAGGCCGATAAATCTATAAATGCTTGACGAATAAGGCAATAAGTGGATAATGTTTAGCATTCGTCAAAACAGGCAAATATTAAAACGTGAATCGTTTACGCAGATTCTGCAAACAACTTGAATGTGAGTCGTGAAAGAAAAACTCCTGAAGTTACTTGAAGTTAAAGGAGATCTTCCTCCTTTATCTGATGTTCTTATAAATTTGGAAGGGCGGATCAATAACCCTGATTCCGAAGATCTCCTCTGAATCTGACCAGCGAGTCGCCTGTGGTAATGAGCTGGAAACTTCTAAAACTCCCATACAGTATGAATTTGCTACCTGGTTCTTGTCAGGAAGGTCGATATGGCAGATTCTGAAAAGTTCCGGTTTTCCATAGATAGAGGTGGAACGTTCACCGATATATATGCCGAGACACCTGAAGGTCCAAGGATTCTCAAACTCCTTTCAGAAAACCCAACTCATTATTCTGATGCTTCGGTGGAAGGTATTCGAAGAATTATTCGCGAAGTGACTGGTAAAACCTATACTCCAGATTCCATTGAATGGATCCGCATGGGAACCACTGTTGCCACCAACGCTCTTCTGGAAAGGAAAGGAGCCCGGACCGCTCTCATCATCAGCAAGGGATTTGGTGATCTGCTTCGCATCGGGAAACAAAACCGTCCAAACATTTTTGATCTGAAAATTGCCCTAAAAGAGCCCCTTTATGAAAAGGTGTTAGAAATCGATGAGCGGGTTATTCCAGAACGGGAATCCTCGCCATCTTCAGTAAAAATTTTACAAGCTCCTGATCTTGAAACTATACGCAGGCAACTTCAGGAATTAAGCAATCAGGGTATAGAGAGTATTGCTATAGCCTTAATGCATTCTTATATCTTCCCGGATCATGAGCGACTGATTTCCAGTGAGGCAAAAAAATATGGATTTAAAAATATCTCTCTTTCCAGCGATGCCATGCCAAGAGCCAGACTTGTCGACCGGGGCAACACGGCCTGCCTCGATGCATACTTGAACCCTCATATACACCATTATCTGAAAAATTTTATAGAAGAATGTGTAAAGCAGGACCTGTTTCTGATGCAGTCTGATGGAGGACTCGTGGAGGCAGATTCTTTCACCGGTAGCCGGGCCATTTTGTCTGGTCCTGCGGGTGGTGTGGTTGGATATGCCCGGACAACAGGTGAAACACCGGTTATTGGGTTTGATATGGGCGGTACCTCCACAGACGTTTCCCGGTTTGACGGAAGCTACGAATGGCAGTTTGAAAGTGAGACAGAAGGAATTCCCAACCTTGTTCCGCAATTA from Nitrospinota bacterium encodes the following:
- a CDS encoding transcription elongation factor GreA, with amino-acid sequence MKRLPILDKLDKDLEETQRELQVDIPKAILTAREHGDLSENAEFKAAKERQMFLESRVSLLQKRISDIMAINVDQIPKDRSGLGSSLKLKDLDSDQEVQYHLVFPEEVDPDKGKISTASPIGRAMMGKQEGDDITVSLPDGDKDYEILEVLTIHDISEESDSAKP
- a CDS encoding 5-oxoprolinase; amino-acid sequence: MADSEKFRFSIDRGGTFTDIYAETPEGPRILKLLSENPTHYSDASVEGIRRIIREVTGKTYTPDSIEWIRMGTTVATNALLERKGARTALIISKGFGDLLRIGKQNRPNIFDLKIALKEPLYEKVLEIDERVIPERESSPSSVKILQAPDLETIRRQLQELSNQGIESIAIALMHSYIFPDHERLISSEAKKYGFKNISLSSDAMPRARLVDRGNTACLDAYLNPHIHHYLKNFIEECVKQDLFLMQSDGGLVEADSFTGSRAILSGPAGGVVGYARTTGETPVIGFDMGGTSTDVSRFDGSYEWQFESETEGIPNLVPQLNIHTVAAGGGSRLLFENGMFQVGPSSSGAWPGPVCYGNGGPLSLTDANLVLGRLVPRYFPSVFGENEDQPLSKSDAEKAFRELMQDICSSTGKTRSLEEVAYGFVEVANENMARAIHEITGARGHDVRDHVLSCFGGAGGQHACALARTLGISRVFISRFAGVLSAYGMALADVVVDKEEPVSHESRDELDSKLQSLEEKAVAELKQKGNFSISIQRYLNMRYEGSDTTFLVEESGDVVASFEKMHQREFGFNPHKREILIEAIRVRAEGKSPAPLQTPLAETDASPAPDTHQPCYFAGGWRDTPVYDLQSLKAGQELKGP